The following are encoded in a window of Mycobacterium sp. ELW1 genomic DNA:
- a CDS encoding protein kinase — MSPRVGVTLSGRYRLQRLIATGGMGQVWEAVDSRLGRRVAVKVLKQEFSSDPEFVERFRAEARTVAMLNHPGIAAVHDYGETDMDGEGRTAYLVMELINGEPLNSVIKRTGRLSLRHALDMLEQTGRALQVAHAAGLVHRDVKPGNILITPTGQVKLTDFGIAKAVDAAPVTQTGMVMGTAQYIAPEQALGHDATAASDVYSLGVVGYEAVSGKRPFTGDGALTVAMKHIKETPAPLPADLPPNVRELIEITLVKNPGMRYRNGGQFADATAAVRAGRRPPRPNSAPTIRATPASIPGSSPRMPAAAPPTGTRPRANTGSHRPPPPRRTFSSGQRALLWAAGVLGALAIISAILIVLADRDRKDNKPVEQTVTDTVTPPTSQVAPSGWTDHHIAGNPGGQIGVPRFSAASLDVGSLSEAVHTDEKPR, encoded by the coding sequence ATGAGCCCCCGCGTAGGAGTCACGCTGTCCGGCCGGTACCGGCTGCAGCGGCTGATCGCCACCGGCGGCATGGGCCAGGTGTGGGAGGCCGTCGACAGCCGGCTGGGCCGCCGGGTCGCGGTCAAGGTACTCAAGCAGGAGTTCTCGTCGGACCCGGAGTTCGTCGAGCGGTTCCGCGCCGAGGCGCGCACCGTCGCCATGCTGAACCACCCCGGTATCGCCGCCGTGCACGACTACGGCGAGACCGATATGGACGGCGAAGGCCGGACCGCCTACCTGGTGATGGAACTGATCAACGGTGAGCCGCTGAACTCGGTGATCAAGCGCACCGGCAGGTTGTCGCTGCGGCACGCCCTGGACATGCTCGAGCAGACCGGTCGCGCCCTGCAGGTGGCCCACGCCGCCGGACTGGTGCACCGCGACGTCAAGCCGGGCAACATCCTGATCACGCCCACCGGGCAGGTGAAGCTCACCGACTTCGGTATCGCCAAGGCCGTCGACGCGGCGCCGGTCACCCAGACCGGAATGGTGATGGGCACCGCCCAGTACATCGCCCCCGAGCAGGCGCTGGGTCACGACGCCACCGCCGCCAGTGACGTGTATTCGCTGGGAGTTGTTGGCTACGAGGCGGTTTCGGGTAAGCGCCCGTTCACAGGCGACGGTGCGCTGACGGTGGCGATGAAGCACATCAAGGAGACGCCGGCGCCGCTGCCTGCCGACCTGCCGCCCAATGTGCGCGAGCTGATCGAGATCACCCTGGTGAAGAACCCGGGCATGCGCTACCGCAACGGTGGTCAGTTCGCCGACGCGACCGCCGCCGTGCGGGCGGGTCGGCGTCCGCCGCGGCCCAACTCCGCGCCGACCATCCGCGCCACCCCGGCCTCGATCCCGGGCAGCTCGCCGCGGATGCCTGCCGCCGCCCCGCCGACCGGGACGCGCCCGCGCGCCAACACCGGCAGTCACCGCCCGCCGCCGCCGCGCCGCACGTTCTCCTCGGGCCAGCGGGCGCTGCTGTGGGCCGCCGGTGTGTTGGGCGCCCTGGCGATCATCAGCGCCATCCTGATCGTGCTGGCCGACCGGGACCGCAAGGACAACAAACCCGTCGAGCAGACCGTCACCGACACCGTCACCCCGCCCACCAGCCAGGTCGCGCCGTCGGGTTGGACGGATCACCACATCGCCGGTAATCCTGGAGGACAGATCGGGGTACCCCGATTCAGCGCTGCCAGCCTGGACGTTGGCTCGCTGTCCGAGGCTGTTCACACCGACGAGAAACCGCGATGA
- a CDS encoding FtsW/RodA/SpoVE family cell cycle protein → MSTQPQAPVALAPATPTRRNAELVLLCFATFITVVALLIVEANQEQGISWDLASSTLAFLTLFVCAHLAIRRFAPYADPVLLPVVALLNGLGLVMIHRLDLIGGAIAPQRGPSEEQQMLWTLVGVLGFSLVVVFLKDHRILARYGYTCGLVGLVLLAIPALLPSHFSETNGAKIWIRFPGFSIQPAEFSKILLLIFFAAVLVAKRDLFTSAGKHFLGTDVPRPRDLAPLLVAWIVSVGVMVFEKDLGTSLLLYASFLVMVYIATERFSWVVIGLSLFAAGSVVAYYLFGHVRVRVQTWLDPFGDPEGTGYQMVQSQFSFATGGIFGTGLGNGQPGTVPAASTDFIIAAVGEELGLVGLAGVLMLYAIAIVRGLRTAIAVRDSFGKLLAAGLASTLAIQLFIVVGGVTGLIPLTGLTTPWMSYGGSSLVANYLLLAILVKISHAARRPIITNPHASIASSSTEVIERV, encoded by the coding sequence ATGAGTACCCAACCGCAGGCACCCGTCGCGCTGGCGCCGGCCACACCGACCCGCCGCAACGCCGAACTGGTGTTGCTGTGCTTCGCCACCTTCATCACCGTGGTGGCACTGCTCATCGTCGAGGCCAACCAGGAGCAGGGCATCAGCTGGGATCTGGCGAGTTCCACGCTGGCGTTCCTCACCCTGTTCGTGTGCGCGCACCTGGCCATCCGGCGGTTCGCGCCCTACGCCGACCCGGTCCTGCTGCCAGTTGTCGCACTGCTCAACGGACTTGGTCTGGTGATGATTCACCGCCTCGACCTGATCGGCGGCGCGATCGCCCCGCAACGCGGACCCAGCGAAGAGCAGCAGATGCTGTGGACGCTCGTCGGCGTGCTCGGCTTCTCGCTGGTGGTCGTCTTCCTCAAAGACCACCGGATCCTGGCCCGCTACGGCTACACCTGCGGTCTCGTCGGCCTTGTGCTGCTGGCGATCCCCGCGCTGCTGCCCAGCCATTTCTCCGAGACCAACGGAGCGAAGATCTGGATTCGGTTCCCCGGCTTCAGTATTCAGCCTGCGGAGTTCTCCAAGATCCTGCTGCTGATCTTCTTCGCCGCGGTGCTGGTGGCCAAGCGCGACCTGTTCACCAGCGCAGGCAAGCATTTCCTCGGCACCGACGTGCCGCGACCCCGCGACCTGGCGCCACTGCTGGTGGCGTGGATCGTCTCGGTCGGTGTCATGGTCTTCGAAAAAGATTTGGGCACTTCACTTCTGCTCTACGCCTCGTTCCTGGTGATGGTGTACATCGCCACTGAGCGGTTCAGCTGGGTGGTCATCGGCCTGTCGCTGTTCGCCGCGGGCAGCGTGGTGGCCTACTACTTGTTCGGCCATGTGCGGGTGCGGGTTCAGACCTGGCTGGATCCGTTCGGCGACCCCGAAGGCACCGGCTATCAAATGGTGCAGTCGCAGTTCAGTTTTGCCACCGGCGGCATCTTCGGCACCGGGCTGGGCAACGGCCAACCCGGCACCGTTCCCGCCGCGTCGACGGACTTCATCATCGCCGCGGTCGGTGAAGAGCTGGGCCTGGTCGGCTTGGCCGGGGTGCTGATGCTCTACGCGATCGCGATCGTGCGCGGGCTACGCACCGCCATCGCCGTGCGCGACAGCTTCGGCAAGCTGCTGGCCGCCGGGTTGGCCTCGACGCTGGCGATCCAGCTGTTCATCGTGGTCGGCGGTGTCACCGGGTTGATCCCGCTGACCGGTCTGACCACGCCGTGGATGTCCTACGGTGGCTCGTCGCTGGTGGCCAACTATCTGCTGCTGGCCATCCTGGTGAAGATCTCGCACGCCGCCCGGCGCCCGATCATCACCAATCCGCACGCGTCGATCGCGTCGTCGAGCACCGAGGTGATCGAGCGCGTATGA
- a CDS encoding protein phosphatase 2C domain-containing protein, protein MTLVLRYAARSDRGLVRANNEDSVYAGARLLALADGMGGHAAGEVASQLVIAALAHLDDDEPGGDLLSKLDSAVRDGNSAIAAHVEVEPELEGMGTTLTAILFAGNRLGLVHIGDSRGYLLRDGELTQITKDDTFVQTLVDEGRITAEEAHSHPQRSLIMRALTGHEVEPTLIMREAKEGDRYLLCSDGLSDPVSQETILEALQIDDVAESADRLIELALRGGGPDNVTVVVADVVDHDYGGQTQPILAGAVSGDDDHVAPPNTAAGRASAFNPRPAPAKRVVAEPEPPPKPRSRRRMIIAGALVLLVILAGLAVGRQIIRSNYYVSADNGTVAIMRGIQGSILGYPLQEPYLLGCLNDRNELSQISYGQPTDSLGCQLMRLQDLRPSERAQVSAGLPAGTLDDAIGQLRELAHSSVLPPCAPPPTSTPTPTPAPSATPTPAPSASPAPGPVPVPTAAPTSPSAPAPTSSSAPAPSSSTPPPPAASSSAAPSSTESGAVPTPSAAAPAPAPSPAPTVTQLPAAPQKPGTDCRAAA, encoded by the coding sequence GTGACCCTTGTCCTTCGCTATGCCGCCCGCAGCGACCGCGGCCTGGTGCGCGCCAACAATGAGGACTCCGTCTACGCGGGCGCGCGCCTGCTGGCCCTGGCCGACGGCATGGGCGGGCACGCGGCCGGCGAGGTGGCCTCCCAGCTGGTGATCGCCGCGCTGGCACACCTCGACGACGACGAGCCCGGCGGCGACCTGCTGAGCAAACTCGACTCCGCGGTGCGCGACGGCAACTCCGCGATAGCCGCGCATGTCGAGGTGGAGCCCGAGCTCGAGGGCATGGGTACCACGCTGACCGCAATCCTGTTCGCGGGCAACAGACTTGGCCTCGTCCACATCGGTGACTCCCGCGGATATCTGCTGCGCGACGGCGAGCTGACCCAGATCACCAAGGACGACACCTTCGTGCAGACCCTCGTCGACGAGGGGCGCATCACCGCGGAGGAAGCCCACAGCCATCCGCAGCGCTCGCTGATCATGCGCGCGCTCACCGGTCACGAGGTCGAGCCGACGCTGATCATGCGGGAAGCCAAGGAGGGCGACCGCTATCTGCTGTGCTCCGACGGCCTGTCCGATCCGGTCAGCCAGGAAACCATCCTGGAAGCCCTGCAGATCGACGACGTCGCCGAGAGCGCCGACCGGCTCATCGAGCTGGCTCTGCGCGGTGGCGGACCGGACAACGTCACGGTGGTGGTGGCCGACGTCGTCGACCATGACTACGGCGGCCAGACCCAGCCGATCCTGGCCGGTGCGGTGTCGGGGGACGACGACCACGTCGCCCCGCCCAACACCGCGGCCGGGCGAGCCTCGGCGTTCAACCCCCGGCCCGCTCCTGCCAAGCGGGTGGTGGCCGAACCTGAGCCGCCGCCGAAGCCCCGCTCGCGGCGGCGGATGATCATCGCCGGCGCCCTGGTCCTGTTGGTGATCCTCGCCGGTCTCGCGGTCGGACGGCAGATCATCCGCAGCAACTACTACGTCAGCGCCGACAACGGCACCGTGGCGATCATGCGCGGCATCCAGGGTTCGATCCTGGGTTATCCGCTGCAGGAGCCGTACCTGCTGGGCTGCCTGAACGACCGCAATGAGCTATCCCAGATCAGCTATGGCCAGCCGACCGACTCGCTGGGCTGCCAGTTGATGCGATTGCAGGATCTTCGGCCCTCGGAGCGCGCGCAGGTGTCGGCCGGGCTTCCGGCCGGCACCCTCGACGACGCGATCGGGCAGCTGCGGGAATTGGCGCACAGCTCGGTGCTGCCCCCGTGCGCGCCGCCCCCGACCAGCACACCGACCCCCACCCCGGCCCCATCCGCCACCCCGACCCCGGCTCCGAGCGCATCTCCCGCGCCGGGGCCGGTGCCCGTTCCCACAGCCGCACCGACCTCTCCGTCAGCACCCGCGCCGACCTCCTCGTCGGCCCCCGCTCCGTCGTCGAGCACGCCTCCGCCGCCGGCGGCATCCTCGAGCGCGGCCCCGTCTTCCACTGAAAGTGGCGCTGTCCCAACGCCTTCGGCCGCCGCTCCGGCACCTGCGCCGAGCCCTGCTCCGACGGTGACCCAACTACCCGCCGCGCCGCAGAAGCCGGGCACTGACTGCCGGGCGGCGGCATGA
- a CDS encoding aminodeoxychorismate/anthranilate synthase component II encodes MQVLVVDNYDSFVFNLVQYLGQLGVDAQVWRNDDDRLVDEARVATEFDGILLSPGPGTPERAGASIPLVRACATTGTPLLGVCLGHQAIGVAFGGTVDRAPELLHGKTSTVYHTNIGVLHGLPDPFTATRYHSLTILPETMPAELEVTARTEGGVVMAVRHVELPIHGVQFHPESILTEGGHRMLANWLGFCGQAPEESLVRRLEQEVADTVRHAIGGPLSATTQS; translated from the coding sequence ATGCAGGTTTTGGTCGTCGACAATTACGACAGCTTCGTGTTCAACCTCGTCCAGTATCTGGGCCAGCTCGGGGTGGACGCGCAGGTCTGGCGCAACGACGACGACCGCCTGGTTGACGAAGCCCGCGTTGCCACCGAATTCGACGGGATCCTGCTCAGTCCGGGACCGGGTACCCCGGAACGTGCCGGCGCCTCGATCCCGCTGGTTCGGGCGTGCGCCACGACCGGCACCCCGCTACTGGGTGTGTGCCTCGGGCACCAGGCGATCGGTGTGGCATTCGGCGGGACGGTCGACCGCGCACCCGAGCTGCTGCACGGCAAGACCAGCACCGTCTATCACACCAATATCGGTGTGCTGCACGGACTTCCGGACCCTTTCACGGCGACGCGCTACCACTCGCTGACGATCCTGCCGGAGACCATGCCGGCCGAACTCGAGGTGACCGCGCGCACCGAGGGCGGTGTCGTCATGGCCGTCCGCCACGTCGAACTGCCGATCCACGGCGTGCAGTTCCACCCGGAGTCGATCCTGACCGAGGGTGGTCACCGGATGCTGGCCAACTGGCTGGGCTTCTGCGGACAGGCCCCCGAGGAGTCGCTGGTACGGCGCCTCGAACAAGAGGTCGCCGACACCGTGCGGCACGCCATCGGCGGGCCGTTGTCAGCTACGACGCAAAGCTGA
- a CDS encoding FhaA domain-containing protein yields MSNQRGLVQRIERKLENTVGDAFARVFGGSIVPAEVEAALRREASAGVQTLPHERFLAPNEYVITLSPADFEKVSADRDLTTDTFAKHLGGYIRDQGWQTYGELVVRFEQSPNLHTGQYRARGVVNPDVDPHPSRATTAPPESNQAYTAEPGVPAMSNDPTYRGDQGQGRPGDDYYDERYPRPQDEQRGAPEQRGPYPPEQGGYAPPPEGYGQRPAYPEQGGYGGQGYGGQAPEQRPPAGGYGGPGYDQGQGYDQGYRQAPPPGYGAPSYGPPQGGGYAPQGPPSSDYDYGRGPGRHEDAGYGRPEPRPAYPDQGGYEQQGYGQPAGGYGRQEYGQPDYGQPAGRGYEQGGYAEPAGRDYDYGQPAGGGYGGYAQPPAQGEYPSAGHAVTLQLDDGSGRTYQLREGANVIGRGQDAQFRLPDTGVSRRHLEIRWDGQVALLSDLNSTNGTTVNNAPVQEWQLADGDVIRLGHSEIIVRVH; encoded by the coding sequence ATGAGTAACCAGAGAGGTCTGGTTCAACGCATCGAGCGCAAACTCGAGAACACCGTGGGCGACGCGTTCGCCCGGGTATTCGGCGGATCAATTGTCCCGGCAGAGGTGGAAGCCGCGCTGCGGCGGGAAGCCTCCGCGGGTGTGCAAACCCTTCCACATGAACGATTTTTGGCCCCCAATGAGTACGTCATTACCCTCAGTCCGGCTGACTTCGAGAAGGTCAGCGCCGACCGCGATCTCACCACGGACACTTTTGCCAAACACTTGGGCGGCTACATCCGTGATCAGGGATGGCAAACGTATGGTGAGCTGGTCGTCAGGTTCGAGCAGTCGCCGAATCTGCACACCGGCCAATACCGTGCGCGCGGCGTCGTCAACCCCGACGTCGACCCCCACCCGTCCCGCGCCACAACCGCCCCGCCAGAATCGAACCAGGCGTACACCGCAGAACCAGGAGTACCAGCGATGAGCAACGACCCCACCTACCGAGGCGACCAGGGTCAGGGGCGGCCCGGCGACGACTACTACGACGAGCGCTACCCCCGCCCGCAGGACGAGCAGCGCGGCGCCCCCGAGCAGCGCGGCCCCTACCCGCCCGAGCAGGGCGGCTACGCGCCCCCGCCCGAGGGCTACGGCCAGCGGCCGGCCTACCCCGAGCAGGGCGGCTACGGCGGCCAGGGCTACGGCGGCCAGGCTCCCGAGCAGCGCCCCCCGGCCGGCGGCTACGGCGGCCCGGGCTACGACCAGGGCCAGGGCTATGACCAGGGCTACCGGCAGGCCCCGCCGCCGGGATACGGCGCCCCGTCCTACGGTCCGCCGCAGGGTGGCGGTTACGCACCTCAGGGTCCGCCGTCCAGCGACTATGACTACGGCCGCGGTCCGGGCCGACACGAGGACGCCGGCTACGGCCGTCCCGAGCCTCGCCCCGCCTACCCCGACCAGGGTGGCTATGAGCAGCAGGGCTACGGACAACCGGCCGGCGGCTACGGCCGCCAGGAGTACGGCCAGCCCGACTACGGTCAGCCGGCTGGCCGCGGCTACGAGCAGGGCGGCTACGCCGAACCCGCCGGGCGGGACTACGACTACGGCCAGCCCGCCGGTGGCGGTTACGGCGGGTACGCCCAGCCGCCCGCCCAGGGCGAGTACCCGTCCGCCGGCCACGCGGTCACCCTGCAGCTCGACGACGGCAGCGGACGTACCTATCAGCTGCGCGAAGGTGCCAACGTCATCGGCCGCGGCCAGGACGCGCAGTTCCGGCTGCCCGATACCGGCGTCTCACGCCGGCATCTGGAGATCCGGTGGGATGGCCAGGTCGCGTTGCTGTCCGACCTGAATTCCACCAACGGGACCACGGTGAACAACGCGCCGGTGCAGGAGTGGCAGCTGGCCGACGGCGACGTCATCCGACTGGGCCACTCCGAGATCATCGTCCGCGTTCACTGA
- the pbpA gene encoding D,D-transpeptidase PbpA, whose protein sequence is MNTSLRRISVMIMALIVLLLLNATITQVFRADGLRADPRNQRVLLDEYSRQRGQITAGGQLLAYSVSTNGHYRFLRVYPNPLVYAPITGFYSLRYSSTGLERAEDGILNGSDQRLFGRRLADFFTGRDPRGGNVDTTIVPRIQQAAWEAMQRGCTGGCRGSVVALEPSTGKILAMVSSPSYDPNLLATHDAEEQGAAWQQLRDDPSSPLTNRAIAETFPPGSTFKVITTAAALQNGVTDNDQLTSAPQIQLPNSTATLENYGGTPCGGAPTASLREAFARSCNTAFVELGIRVGADALRNTAQAFGFDNPPAPIPLEVAESTIGPISDAAALGMSSMGQKDVAVTPLQNAVVAATIANSGVLMQPYLVDSLKGPDLSSISTAAPQQQRRAVSTQVAAKLTDLMIGAEQMTQQKGAIPGVQIASKTGTAEHGTDPRNTPPHAWYIAFAPAQSPKVAVAVLIENGGDRLNATGGALAAPVGRATIAAALQGAS, encoded by the coding sequence ATGAACACTTCCCTGCGCCGCATCTCGGTGATGATCATGGCGTTGATCGTGCTGCTGTTGCTCAACGCGACGATCACGCAGGTCTTCCGCGCCGACGGCCTGCGTGCCGACCCCCGCAACCAGCGCGTGCTGCTCGACGAGTACTCCCGCCAGCGCGGCCAGATCACCGCGGGCGGACAGCTGCTGGCCTACTCGGTGTCCACCAACGGCCACTACCGCTTCCTCCGCGTCTATCCGAATCCCCTTGTCTACGCACCGATTACGGGGTTCTACTCGTTGCGCTACTCCAGTACCGGACTCGAGCGCGCCGAGGACGGCATCCTCAACGGCTCCGATCAGCGGCTGTTCGGCCGCCGGCTGGCCGACTTCTTCACCGGTCGCGATCCGCGCGGAGGCAACGTCGACACCACGATCGTGCCGCGTATTCAGCAGGCTGCGTGGGAAGCGATGCAGCGGGGCTGCACCGGCGGATGCCGCGGCTCGGTGGTGGCCTTGGAGCCGTCCACCGGAAAGATCTTGGCGATGGTGTCCTCGCCGTCGTACGACCCCAACCTGCTGGCCACCCACGACGCCGAGGAACAGGGCGCCGCCTGGCAGCAACTGCGCGACGACCCCAGCTCGCCGCTGACCAACCGGGCCATCGCCGAGACCTTCCCACCCGGGTCGACGTTCAAGGTGATCACCACCGCGGCGGCGTTGCAGAACGGTGTGACCGACAACGATCAGCTCACCAGCGCCCCCCAGATCCAGCTCCCGAACAGCACCGCGACCCTGGAGAACTACGGCGGCACGCCGTGCGGCGGCGCGCCCACCGCGTCTCTGCGGGAGGCGTTTGCCCGCTCGTGCAATACCGCTTTCGTGGAATTGGGTATCCGGGTGGGTGCTGACGCCCTGCGCAACACCGCGCAGGCGTTCGGGTTCGACAACCCACCAGCGCCGATCCCGCTGGAGGTCGCGGAGTCGACCATCGGCCCGATCTCCGACGCCGCCGCCCTGGGGATGTCGAGCATGGGTCAGAAAGACGTGGCGGTGACACCTTTGCAGAACGCGGTGGTGGCGGCGACGATCGCCAACTCCGGTGTGCTGATGCAGCCGTACCTGGTGGACAGCCTCAAGGGGCCGGACCTGTCGAGCATCAGCACGGCAGCACCCCAGCAACAGCGGCGTGCCGTATCGACGCAGGTCGCGGCTAAACTTACGGATTTGATGATCGGCGCCGAACAGATGACCCAGCAGAAAGGGGCGATCCCCGGCGTGCAGATCGCATCAAAGACCGGTACCGCAGAGCACGGTACCGACCCTCGCAACACTCCACCCCATGCCTGGTACATCGCCTTCGCCCCAGCACAGAGCCCCAAGGTGGCGGTCGCGGTGCTGATCGAGAACGGTGGTGACCGGTTGAACGCCACCGGCGGCGCATTGGCCGCCCCGGTCGGCCGGGCGACGATCGCGGCAGCCCTGCAGGGGGCATCATGA
- the pknB gene encoding Stk1 family PASTA domain-containing Ser/Thr kinase, whose product MTTPQHLSDRYELGEIIGFGGMSEVHMGRDTRLHRDVAVKVLRADLARDPSFYLRFRREAQNAAALNHPAIVAVYDTGEAETANGPLPYIVMEYVEGVTLRDIVHTDGPIPYRRAIEIIADACQALHFSHQHGIIHRDVKPANIMISKTGAVKVMDFGIARALADVGNSVTQTAAVIGTAQYLSPEQARGEPVDARSDVYSLGCVLYEILTGEPPFVGDSPVAVAYQHVREDPVPPSQKHSGISPELDAVVLKALAKNPDNRYQTAAEMRTDLVRVHNGEAPEAPKVLSAAERTSMLNATPAAPSRGDETDEIPRHGALLENDRAGGSIGRWLIVVAVLAILTVVVTIGINMVSGNPRNLQVPDVRGQAQQDAVVALQNKGFKIRSQQKADNTIPPGSVISTDPPANSMAAAGDEITINVSYGPEQREIPDCSASLSYGECVQKLKDAGFTKFKQVNSPSTPDQKDKVLSTVPPANQTSAITNEITVVVGNGPQTAEVPVVAGQTVDVAQQILTASGFLKTLPVPTDGTDPSGQVVGTDPPNGQTVPQDTVIQIKVSKGNQFVMPDLRGMFWTDASQRLAALGWTGILDKGADVQNSGQKSAAVVTQSPAPGTPVKFSDPITLSFAS is encoded by the coding sequence ATGACCACCCCACAGCACCTGTCCGACCGCTACGAGCTGGGCGAGATCATCGGCTTCGGCGGCATGTCCGAGGTGCACATGGGCCGCGACACGCGCCTGCACCGCGACGTCGCGGTCAAGGTGCTGCGCGCCGACCTGGCGCGCGACCCGAGCTTCTATCTGCGGTTCCGCCGTGAGGCGCAGAACGCCGCCGCGCTGAACCATCCCGCGATCGTTGCCGTCTACGACACCGGCGAGGCCGAGACCGCCAACGGTCCGCTGCCGTACATCGTGATGGAGTACGTCGAAGGCGTGACCCTGCGCGACATCGTCCACACCGACGGCCCGATCCCGTACCGCCGGGCCATCGAGATCATCGCCGACGCCTGCCAGGCGCTGCATTTCAGCCACCAGCACGGCATCATCCACCGCGACGTCAAGCCGGCGAACATCATGATCTCCAAGACCGGCGCGGTGAAGGTGATGGACTTCGGCATCGCCCGGGCGCTGGCCGACGTGGGCAACAGCGTCACCCAGACCGCCGCAGTGATCGGCACCGCGCAATATCTCTCGCCCGAGCAGGCCCGCGGGGAGCCGGTCGACGCGCGGTCTGACGTGTACTCGCTGGGCTGCGTGCTCTACGAGATCCTGACCGGCGAGCCGCCATTCGTCGGTGATTCGCCGGTGGCGGTGGCTTATCAGCACGTCCGCGAGGATCCGGTGCCGCCGTCGCAGAAGCATTCGGGGATCTCCCCGGAGCTGGACGCGGTGGTGCTCAAGGCGCTGGCCAAGAATCCGGACAACCGCTATCAGACCGCGGCCGAGATGCGCACCGACCTGGTGCGGGTGCACAACGGCGAGGCTCCCGAGGCGCCCAAGGTGCTCAGCGCCGCCGAACGTACCTCGATGCTCAATGCGACGCCGGCGGCGCCGTCTCGCGGGGACGAGACCGACGAGATTCCGCGGCACGGCGCTCTTTTGGAGAACGACCGGGCGGGCGGGTCGATCGGCCGCTGGTTGATCGTGGTCGCGGTGCTGGCCATCCTGACCGTGGTGGTGACCATCGGGATCAACATGGTCAGCGGCAACCCCCGCAATCTGCAGGTGCCCGACGTGCGTGGGCAGGCACAGCAGGACGCTGTGGTGGCACTGCAGAATAAGGGCTTCAAGATCCGCAGCCAGCAGAAAGCGGACAACACGATCCCGCCGGGGAGCGTGATCAGCACCGACCCGCCGGCCAACTCGATGGCTGCCGCAGGAGACGAGATCACCATCAACGTCTCCTACGGTCCCGAGCAGCGCGAGATTCCGGACTGCTCCGCCAGCCTGTCCTACGGCGAATGCGTCCAGAAGCTCAAGGACGCCGGCTTCACCAAGTTCAAGCAGGTCAACTCACCATCCACGCCTGACCAGAAGGACAAGGTGCTGTCGACGGTTCCGCCGGCCAACCAGACTTCCGCGATCACCAACGAGATCACGGTGGTCGTGGGCAACGGGCCGCAGACCGCCGAGGTGCCGGTCGTCGCGGGACAGACGGTCGACGTCGCCCAGCAGATCCTCACGGCCTCGGGATTCCTCAAGACGCTGCCGGTTCCGACGGACGGCACAGACCCGTCCGGTCAAGTGGTCGGCACCGATCCGCCCAACGGACAGACCGTGCCTCAGGACACCGTGATCCAGATCAAGGTGTCCAAGGGCAATCAGTTCGTGATGCCGGACCTGCGAGGCATGTTCTGGACCGACGCCTCACAGCGGCTGGCGGCGTTGGGGTGGACGGGGATACTCGACAAGGGCGCAGACGTGCAGAACAGCGGGCAGAAGTCCGCAGCCGTGGTGACCCAGAGTCCGGCGCCGGGCACGCCGGTGAAGTTCAGCGACCCGATCACCCTCAGCTTTGCGTCGTAG
- a CDS encoding FHA domain-containing protein, whose amino-acid sequence MQGLVLQLTRAGFLLLLWLFIWSVLRVLRNDIYAPTGAVMVRRGLALRGALLPSRQQRHAARYLVVTEGALAGTRITLGTQPVLIGRADDSTLVLTDDYSSTRHARLSPRGADWYVEDLGSTNGTYLDRAKVTTAVRVPVGTPVHIGKTVIELRP is encoded by the coding sequence ATGCAGGGGTTAGTTCTGCAGCTGACGCGCGCCGGCTTCCTGCTGTTGCTGTGGCTGTTCATCTGGTCTGTGCTGCGCGTCCTGCGCAACGACATCTACGCGCCGACCGGCGCTGTGATGGTCCGCCGGGGCCTGGCGCTGCGCGGCGCACTGTTGCCGTCCCGCCAGCAACGGCACGCCGCCCGCTACCTGGTGGTCACCGAGGGCGCACTGGCCGGCACCCGGATCACCTTGGGCACCCAGCCGGTGCTGATCGGCCGCGCTGACGACTCCACGCTGGTGCTGACCGATGATTACTCCTCGACTCGGCACGCCCGGCTGTCGCCGCGCGGTGCCGACTGGTACGTGGAAGACCTAGGATCGACCAACGGCACATACCTCGACAGGGCGAAGGTGACGACGGCAGTACGCGTTCCGGTTGGCACGCCGGTGCATATCGGCAAGACGGTGATCGAGTTGCGCCCGTGA